TGGATCTTGCGCGGAGACATCCGCATGCCGAAGAACGCCAGCGAGTGATGTCGCGGGTTGCAGTGGAGGAAGGCTCCCACCGGAGCGCCGTCCGGAGCCAGCACGTAGTCGGAGACCCCGAATCCGAGCGCGCGCACGTAGAAACGCGCAGCCGCCTGGACGTCCGAGCTGATCAGGACGACGTGCCCCAGGCCCAGCTCTCCCATCAGGAAGCCGGACAGCGCACGCGTCGGCGTGAAGCGCGGGTAGAGCAGCGTCTCGTTGCCGACGGTGAGCTCCATCCGCACGCCGGTGTAGGGGCACGTGAAATAGACGAACTCCAGCACGCGCCGCTCGGCCAGCTCGTCGGGCATTCCCGCTTGCACCTGGACGCCCTGACTCTCCAACACGCCCGCCGCCGCTTCCAAAACCTCATGACTCGCGAGCTCCCATCCCACGTAGGAGACATCGTCCTCGTCTCCCGCATGAATGGTGAGTCGATGGTGTCGCTCGTCCCCGCGCAGGTAGAGGAGCCGATCCTGGCTATCGGTGCCGATCTCGAATCCGAGAACCTCGGTGCCGAATTTCTTCCATGCGCCAAGGTCGCTCGCGTTCAGGCCCAGGTATGACAGCCTCGCTACGCCCATCATCGAATCCGCCTTTCTGGCTTCGTTCGTTGCTAGCGCCATCCGCTACGAGCGGACGGAACCTCTCAGCCGCCGGACCAAGTCCGCGATCGCTGCACCGATCTCGTCGTGGGTATCCTCCTGCAGCGTGTGCAGGCCCTTCACGGTGACCTCCGTCTGGGGGCGACATGCGGACGAGCTCACGGACGCGGTCCTCTCCCGCGCATGCGCGAACGGCTTCCGGTAGTGCGCCATCTTGTCGTCGGTCAGCCGCCGCATAACGGTCCCGAGACGCCGAACCTCGAT
The nucleotide sequence above comes from Candidatus Eisenbacteria bacterium. Encoded proteins:
- a CDS encoding VOC family protein, giving the protein MMGVARLSYLGLNASDLGAWKKFGTEVLGFEIGTDSQDRLLYLRGDERHHRLTIHAGDEDDVSYVGWELASHEVLEAAAGVLESQGVQVQAGMPDELAERRVLEFVYFTCPYTGVRMELTVGNETLLYPRFTPTRALSGFLMGELGLGHVVLISSDVQAAARFYVRALGFGVSDYVLAPDGAPVGAFLHCNPRHHSLAFFGMRMSPRKIQHLMIETNSLDDVGTSYDLCLERKITKSSLGRHPDDRGLSFYFRSPSRWLFEYGWQLRSIDPANWTTERYVMGAGNGWGHAGLFSPDE